From a region of the Paenibacillus sp. FSL R10-2734 genome:
- a CDS encoding ABC-F family ATP-binding cassette domain-containing protein translates to MLLQATGITKSYGIQNVLDGISLQVNEKERVGLVGVNGAGKSTFLQILAGEMSYDSGQIHKSKETTIGYLAQNSGLQSDKTIHEEMMAVFAPLIEAEAELRELEVSIADPKLAEDPKRYDELLERYARRSDWFKDHGGYEMNTRVRSVLHGMGFGEFAPDTPISTLSGGQKTRLALARILLQAPDLLMLDEPTNHLDIETLTWLEDYLRSYAGGILVVSHDRYFLDRLVTTIVEIERHQSRRYTGNYSRYVDLKAAEYEARMKQYEKQQDEISRMEDFVQKNIVRASTTKRAQSRRKALEKMDRIDRPMGDLKKANFSFEPDFMSGKEVLQVRNVAVAFNEGPPLFKDASFELRRGETAALIGPNGIGKSTLLQCMTGTREPSAGTVNWGTKVKVAYYDQEQTRLNPKNTVMEELWSEYPMIEEARIRTILGNFLFSGEDVLKKISALSGGEKARVALSKLMLRGANMLILDEPTNHLDLVSREVLESALIDFEGTLLFISHDRYFLNKMAERVLELHPEGIDQYLGNYDDYIEKKRELEEIAKDAAELASKNVNKDAAVPEKNAVSSFEADKQAKREERNRKRRITELEEGIASLEESIAFIENEMTKPEVYQDYLALQGHEEDLKNKKTQLTDLFNEWEILADE, encoded by the coding sequence ATGCTTCTTCAAGCGACAGGAATTACAAAATCATATGGTATACAGAACGTACTAGACGGCATAAGCCTTCAGGTGAATGAAAAAGAACGCGTCGGGCTCGTAGGTGTTAATGGTGCCGGAAAATCAACTTTTCTGCAAATCCTTGCCGGTGAAATGTCCTATGACAGCGGTCAAATTCATAAATCAAAAGAAACTACAATCGGGTACTTAGCCCAAAATAGCGGACTTCAATCCGACAAAACCATTCATGAAGAAATGATGGCAGTTTTCGCACCGTTGATCGAAGCCGAAGCTGAGCTAAGAGAGCTGGAAGTCAGCATTGCTGATCCTAAGCTGGCAGAAGATCCAAAACGGTACGATGAATTGCTCGAACGATATGCCCGGCGATCAGATTGGTTCAAGGATCACGGTGGTTATGAAATGAATACACGAGTCCGCAGTGTCCTGCACGGTATGGGCTTCGGCGAGTTCGCACCGGACACACCCATCTCCACACTCAGTGGCGGCCAGAAGACTCGACTCGCATTAGCCCGCATTTTGCTTCAGGCTCCCGATCTTCTAATGCTGGATGAGCCTACTAACCATCTGGATATCGAAACATTGACCTGGCTTGAGGATTATCTTCGCAGTTATGCTGGCGGAATTCTGGTCGTATCTCATGACCGTTATTTCCTGGATCGGCTTGTGACTACTATTGTAGAGATCGAACGCCATCAATCTCGCCGTTATACTGGTAATTACAGTCGGTATGTAGATTTGAAGGCTGCCGAATATGAAGCACGGATGAAGCAATATGAGAAACAGCAGGATGAAATTTCTAGGATGGAAGATTTCGTTCAGAAAAACATTGTGCGGGCATCTACCACGAAACGCGCGCAGAGTAGACGCAAAGCGCTTGAGAAGATGGATCGTATCGATCGACCGATGGGAGATCTGAAGAAAGCCAACTTCTCCTTCGAGCCAGACTTCATGTCTGGTAAAGAAGTGCTGCAAGTTCGTAATGTAGCGGTTGCCTTTAATGAAGGCCCACCTTTGTTCAAGGACGCTTCTTTTGAACTGCGCCGGGGAGAAACCGCTGCACTCATCGGACCTAATGGTATCGGTAAATCCACATTACTGCAGTGTATGACCGGAACCCGTGAGCCATCTGCTGGAACCGTTAATTGGGGTACTAAAGTAAAGGTCGCTTATTATGACCAGGAACAGACCCGCCTCAATCCAAAGAATACAGTAATGGAAGAACTATGGAGTGAATATCCAATGATCGAGGAAGCCAGAATCCGTACGATCCTTGGCAACTTCCTATTCAGCGGTGAAGATGTTCTTAAGAAAATTTCTGCGCTGAGCGGCGGAGAAAAAGCCCGAGTTGCATTATCGAAGCTCATGCTGCGCGGCGCTAATATGCTCATTCTCGATGAGCCAACCAACCATTTGGATTTGGTCAGCCGTGAGGTTCTAGAATCAGCATTAATTGATTTCGAAGGCACATTGCTCTTCATTTCGCATGACCGTTATTTCCTCAATAAAATGGCTGAACGGGTGTTGGAGCTTCATCCTGAGGGGATCGACCAATACCTCGGCAACTACGATGACTATATCGAGAAGAAACGAGAATTAGAAGAGATCGCGAAAGATGCTGCTGAATTGGCCTCCAAAAATGTCAATAAAGATGCTGCAGTTCCTGAAAAAAACGCTGTTTCCTCCTTCGAAGCAGACAAGCAGGCCAAGCGCGAAGAGCGGAACCGTAAGCGCCGTATCACTGAGCTCGAGGAGGGGATTGCCTCGTTAGAAGAATCTATCGCTTTTATAGAGAATGAGATGACTAAACCTGAAGTTTATCAGGATTATTTAGCACTTCAAGGTCATGAAGAGGACCTGAAGAACAAAAAAACTCAACTTACCGATTTATTTAACGAATGGGAAATCCTTGCTGACGAATAA
- a CDS encoding 5-formyltetrahydrofolate cyclo-ligase gives MSSKESVISKVKQELRAEKTIARNELSSDQRRELSFLVCKHASEWLETKDIASLMAYVSFRSELDTKALLTQAWKDQRRVLLPRVIPASGAMSVHRVNAWSELEPGAYGIHEPIVSGRDSQEIEAVTLPDVVFVPGLAFDLQGGRLGYGRGYYDRLRASWEKEEYTAAKPPVWIGLAYDMQLVPKVPMDEHDAFMDMLITENGIVHCRKGE, from the coding sequence ATGTCAAGCAAGGAGTCGGTGATCTCCAAAGTAAAGCAAGAACTAAGAGCAGAGAAGACCATCGCCAGAAACGAGCTGTCTTCGGACCAGAGAAGGGAACTGTCTTTTCTGGTCTGCAAGCATGCGTCAGAGTGGCTGGAGACGAAGGACATAGCCTCACTAATGGCCTATGTATCTTTCCGTTCTGAACTCGATACCAAAGCGCTTCTTACACAGGCTTGGAAGGACCAGCGTCGGGTGCTGCTGCCGCGTGTCATTCCGGCAAGCGGTGCAATGAGTGTCCATAGGGTGAACGCATGGAGCGAGCTTGAGCCGGGGGCGTATGGTATCCATGAACCTATTGTATCCGGCAGAGATTCACAAGAGATTGAAGCTGTTACACTACCAGATGTTGTGTTTGTTCCGGGACTGGCTTTTGATCTTCAGGGTGGTCGGCTTGGTTACGGCCGAGGTTATTATGATCGACTACGTGCGTCATGGGAGAAGGAAGAGTACACCGCTGCGAAGCCCCCTGTTTGGATCGGGTTAGCCTATGACATGCAGCTGGTTCCGAAGGTGCCCATGGATGAGCATGATGCCTTTATGGACATGCTGATTACTGAAAATGGCATTGTACACTGCCGAAAAGGAGAGTGA
- the groES gene encoding co-chaperone GroES produces the protein MIKPLGERVLVLPSEQEETTSFGIVLPDSSKEKPQEGTIIAVGSGALKDGVRVALEVKEGDRVLFSKYAGTEIKYEGKEYLIMKESDIHAILD, from the coding sequence ATGATCAAACCTTTAGGTGAACGCGTATTGGTGCTACCGAGCGAGCAGGAGGAAACCACTTCATTCGGGATTGTACTTCCGGACTCCTCGAAAGAAAAGCCACAAGAAGGAACTATTATCGCAGTAGGTAGCGGAGCTTTGAAAGATGGAGTACGTGTAGCGCTGGAAGTTAAAGAAGGCGACCGTGTTCTTTTCTCTAAATATGCAGGAACAGAAATCAAATACGAAGGTAAAGAGTATTTGATTATGAAAGAAAGCGACATTCACGCGATTCTTGACTAA
- a CDS encoding radical SAM protein encodes MKGISFESRRKNKYFYDNETGQIVCTENDPGLEVIKKKFNIQSTQKIKAIVISDLEQYLYTEGNGFKQLILEVSSACNLRCKYCIYSEHYPYTRDHGTSRMSWEIAKESVDFYYSNFKKIFERNPMRKSIISFYGGEPLTNLPLLKRVVNYINEMYSEYEVLYNITTNGLLLTSDIQKFLYDNHFSVLISLDGYPENHNRNRVDVNGGDTAHIILRHINEYKDSFPDASLSIATCFDYKTDFEKLANFFDDNELSVIHTGQVQAQNSTYYSQFTDTDEVEFFEKYNKLKETFFEKAISNDIDKNKFLYRFFGSIYATLAFHPMIREASPLIRPFTGTCVPGEKLYVTTEGNFQICEKINSAYEIGSIREGLDLNRIVKVLNDYNENICKNCEKCPISRLCNLCFKNFETENGFERNHKVCLQQRNTMKSLLTDFVSMLEENPKLFEEVTTDYFKSMSEVGECI; translated from the coding sequence ATGAAGGGTATTAGCTTTGAGAGTAGACGGAAAAATAAATATTTCTATGATAATGAGACTGGACAGATTGTGTGTACTGAAAATGATCCAGGATTAGAGGTTATAAAAAAGAAATTCAATATCCAATCTACGCAAAAAATAAAAGCTATTGTTATCTCAGATTTGGAGCAGTATTTGTACACAGAGGGAAATGGATTCAAACAATTAATATTGGAGGTTTCTTCAGCTTGTAATTTAAGATGCAAATATTGCATATATTCGGAACACTATCCGTACACGCGTGATCACGGAACAAGTCGGATGTCATGGGAGATCGCCAAAGAATCTGTTGATTTCTATTATAGTAATTTCAAAAAAATATTCGAACGTAATCCTATGAGGAAATCGATCATCAGTTTTTATGGTGGGGAGCCTTTAACAAATCTGCCTCTGCTCAAGAGAGTTGTTAATTATATCAATGAGATGTACAGCGAATATGAAGTTCTTTATAATATCACCACCAATGGTCTTTTATTGACATCGGATATTCAAAAATTCCTGTATGATAACCACTTTTCAGTCCTTATCAGTTTGGATGGGTATCCTGAGAATCATAATCGCAATAGGGTGGATGTGAACGGAGGAGACACGGCTCATATTATTCTTCGGCATATCAACGAATATAAGGATTCATTTCCAGACGCCAGTTTGTCGATTGCTACATGTTTTGATTACAAAACAGATTTTGAGAAACTCGCTAACTTTTTTGATGATAATGAACTATCTGTTATTCATACAGGCCAGGTTCAAGCTCAAAACAGCACCTATTATTCACAATTCACCGATACGGATGAAGTTGAATTTTTTGAGAAATACAATAAGTTAAAAGAGACTTTCTTTGAGAAGGCTATTTCAAATGATATTGATAAAAACAAGTTTCTGTATAGATTTTTTGGCAGTATCTATGCAACGCTGGCTTTCCATCCAATGATAAGAGAGGCTTCCCCGCTAATCAGGCCCTTTACAGGAACTTGTGTGCCCGGAGAGAAACTTTACGTAACTACAGAAGGTAATTTTCAGATCTGCGAAAAGATTAATAGTGCTTACGAAATTGGCAGTATCCGAGAAGGATTGGATCTCAATCGCATTGTAAAAGTGCTTAATGATTACAATGAAAATATTTGTAAAAATTGCGAAAAGTGCCCTATATCCAGATTGTGTAATTTATGCTTTAAAAATTTTGAAACAGAGAATGGATTTGAACGAAATCATAAGGTATGCCTTCAGCAACGAAATACGATGAAGAGTTTGCTAACTGATTTTGTGAGCATGTTGGAGGAAAATCCGAAGCTATTTGAGGAAGTAACTACTGACTATTTCAAATCTATGAGTGAAGTAGGGGAGTGTATATGA
- the tatC gene encoding twin-arginine translocase subunit TatC encodes MSLKSEEMSVVDHLTELRKRIIYVLIVFVLGLVGGLFCAKPIYDYLISTDLAQGFVLHAFSFWDGIGMYMKIAMAVSLVISIPFIAYQLWAFISPGLQPEERTATLRYVPYVFVLFLIGLSFAYYIVFPMALSFTISITRSMGLEETYGIAQYFNFMFSLVLPLALLFELPLLVMFLTKLRVLNPIRLRKMRRYAYFTLIFIAVVITPPDFISDFLVTIPLLVLYEFSVFLSAFVYRKQLAADAAREAQYTKSED; translated from the coding sequence ATGTCTCTCAAATCGGAAGAAATGTCGGTGGTGGATCATCTCACCGAGCTGCGTAAACGGATTATTTATGTGCTGATTGTATTTGTTCTGGGATTGGTAGGGGGGCTGTTCTGTGCCAAGCCTATCTACGATTATTTAATTAGTACAGACCTAGCTCAAGGCTTTGTTCTACATGCGTTCTCATTCTGGGATGGTATCGGAATGTATATGAAGATCGCGATGGCGGTTTCGCTAGTGATTTCGATCCCTTTTATTGCTTATCAGCTGTGGGCGTTTATTAGTCCGGGCCTTCAGCCAGAAGAGCGTACTGCGACACTTCGTTATGTTCCTTATGTTTTTGTTCTATTTCTAATTGGTCTTTCTTTTGCTTATTATATTGTATTTCCAATGGCGCTATCATTCACAATTTCTATCACTCGGAGTATGGGGCTGGAAGAGACCTACGGGATTGCTCAGTATTTCAACTTCATGTTCAGTCTGGTGCTACCCCTGGCGTTGTTGTTTGAGCTCCCGTTACTGGTGATGTTTCTGACCAAATTAAGAGTTCTTAACCCAATACGCTTGCGTAAGATGCGCCGATATGCCTATTTTACGCTTATCTTTATCGCTGTAGTTATTACTCCTCCGGATTTTATCTCAGACTTTCTGGTGACGATTCCACTGCTAGTGTTATATGAGTTCAGTGTATTCTTGTCTGCCTTTGTCTATCGCAAGCAGCTTGCTGCGGATGCGGCGCGTGAAGCTCAGTACACCAAGAGTGAGGATTGA
- a CDS encoding MogA/MoaB family molybdenum cofactor biosynthesis protein: MAWKTAILTASDKGARGEREDTSAQVIRELVEEELGGEIVEYRIVPDEQDEIIAALIELTDYFQADLVLTTGGTDLAIRDVTPEATRRVIEREVPGLSEAMRSTVMQKNRAVMLFRGICGIRGRTLIVNLPGTPKGVHENLAAIMDQLPEALLMVTGQYRQ, translated from the coding sequence ATGGCGTGGAAAACAGCAATCCTAACGGCCAGCGATAAAGGGGCCAGGGGCGAACGGGAAGACACGAGCGCCCAGGTTATTCGGGAGCTGGTGGAAGAGGAGCTTGGGGGCGAGATCGTTGAATATCGAATCGTGCCCGATGAACAAGATGAGATTATCGCAGCTTTAATAGAACTGACAGATTATTTTCAGGCAGATCTGGTATTGACTACTGGAGGTACGGATTTAGCGATACGCGATGTAACTCCGGAGGCTACACGGCGTGTAATCGAACGGGAAGTGCCAGGACTTTCAGAAGCGATGCGAAGTACGGTGATGCAAAAAAACCGAGCGGTGATGCTTTTCCGCGGGATATGCGGCATTCGCGGACGCACGTTGATTGTCAATTTACCGGGCACACCGAAGGGTGTTCATGAGAATTTGGCCGCCATTATGGATCAACTACCGGAAGCGTTACTCATGGTAACCGGCCAATACCGCCAATAG
- the moaC gene encoding cyclic pyranopterin monophosphate synthase MoaC yields the protein MELTHFNEQGRARMVDVSEKEITKRTAVARSKIKMAAVTLSAIKGGKISKGDVLAVAQIAGIMAAKKTSDWIPMCHPLPLTGIDISFSDNSKDELYIEATVHTTGKTGVEMEALTAVSASALTVYDMCKAIQKDMIIGPTLLVSKSGGKNGDYALEQ from the coding sequence GTGGAATTGACCCATTTTAACGAGCAGGGAAGAGCTCGAATGGTGGATGTGAGCGAAAAGGAGATTACGAAGCGGACAGCTGTCGCGCGGAGTAAGATCAAGATGGCCGCTGTGACACTTAGCGCCATCAAGGGGGGCAAGATCAGTAAGGGAGACGTACTTGCCGTTGCACAGATTGCTGGTATCATGGCAGCCAAGAAGACGTCTGACTGGATTCCGATGTGTCATCCACTCCCACTTACCGGTATTGATATCAGCTTCTCCGATAACAGCAAAGATGAACTTTATATAGAAGCAACAGTCCATACTACCGGAAAGACCGGAGTTGAAATGGAGGCCTTGACCGCTGTTTCCGCCTCAGCACTCACGGTGTACGACATGTGCAAGGCTATTCAGAAGGATATGATTATCGGACCAACGCTCTTAGTGTCTAAAAGCGGGGGCAAGAATGGGGATTACGCGCTTGAACAATGA
- a CDS encoding twin-arginine translocase TatA/TatE family subunit, which yields MFSGIGTPGIILLVILALLLFGPNKLPELGRAVGRTFREFKEGAREIIGDTDPVKKSEAPVPTAPQTVAADIPQDKRLPE from the coding sequence ATGTTTAGTGGAATTGGTACTCCTGGTATTATTTTGTTGGTTATACTGGCACTGCTCCTCTTTGGCCCGAATAAACTGCCAGAGTTAGGCCGCGCAGTTGGACGAACCTTTCGTGAATTTAAGGAAGGCGCACGTGAAATCATCGGTGATACTGATCCGGTGAAGAAGAGCGAAGCTCCTGTGCCGACGGCCCCGCAGACGGTCGCTGCAGATATTCCTCAGGACAAACGCCTGCCGGAATAA
- the groL gene encoding chaperonin GroEL (60 kDa chaperone family; promotes refolding of misfolded polypeptides especially under stressful conditions; forms two stacked rings of heptamers to form a barrel-shaped 14mer; ends can be capped by GroES; misfolded proteins enter the barrel where they are refolded when GroES binds), translating into MAKEIKFSEEARRSMLRGVDALANAVKVTLGPKGRNVVLEKKFGSPLITNDGVTIAKEIELEDAFENMGAQLVKEVATKTNDVAGDGTTTATVLAQAMIREGLKNVTAGANPMVIRKGIDKAVRAAVEELQKIAKPIEDSQAIAQVAAISAADEEVGQLIAEAMEKVGKDGVITVEESRGFATELEVVEGMQFDRGYISPYMITDTDKMEAVLENPYILITDKKISSTQEILPLLEKIVQQARPLVIIAEDIEGEAQAMLIVNKLRGTFNAVAVKAPGFGDRREAMLQDIAALTGGQVITEKLGLDLKSTSIEQLGNARQVRVTKENTTIVDGSGDKADINARVSQIRAQLEETTSEFDKEKLQERLAKLAGGVAVVKVGAATETELKERKLRIEDALNATRAAVEEGIVSGGGTALVNVYNAVAAVDVTGDEKTGVNIVLRALEEPVRTIAANAGQEGSVIVDRLKKEAIGIGYNAATGEWVNMFEAGIVDPAKVTRSALQNAASVAAMFLTTEAVIADKPEPEKAGMPDMGGMGGMGGMM; encoded by the coding sequence ATGGCTAAAGAAATTAAATTTAGTGAAGAAGCACGTCGCTCTATGTTGCGCGGTGTAGATGCTTTGGCAAATGCGGTAAAAGTTACACTTGGACCAAAAGGTCGCAACGTGGTGCTTGAGAAGAAATTTGGTAGCCCGCTGATCACTAACGATGGTGTAACTATCGCCAAAGAAATCGAACTTGAAGATGCATTCGAGAACATGGGTGCTCAACTGGTTAAAGAAGTTGCTACTAAGACTAACGATGTAGCTGGTGACGGTACTACAACTGCAACGGTTCTTGCGCAAGCTATGATCCGTGAAGGTCTGAAGAACGTAACTGCAGGCGCTAACCCAATGGTTATTCGCAAAGGGATCGACAAAGCGGTTCGTGCAGCGGTTGAAGAATTGCAAAAAATCGCTAAGCCAATCGAAGATTCCCAAGCTATCGCTCAAGTAGCTGCTATCTCTGCTGCTGACGAAGAAGTAGGTCAATTGATTGCTGAAGCTATGGAAAAAGTAGGTAAAGACGGTGTTATCACAGTTGAAGAATCCCGTGGATTCGCTACTGAACTTGAAGTAGTAGAAGGTATGCAGTTCGACCGCGGTTACATTTCCCCGTACATGATTACAGATACGGACAAAATGGAAGCTGTTCTGGAGAACCCATACATCTTGATCACTGATAAAAAAATCAGCAGTACTCAAGAAATCCTTCCTTTGCTTGAAAAAATCGTTCAACAAGCTAGACCGCTTGTAATTATCGCTGAAGATATCGAAGGCGAAGCACAAGCTATGCTGATCGTGAACAAACTGCGTGGAACATTCAACGCTGTTGCTGTTAAAGCTCCTGGCTTTGGCGACCGCCGCGAAGCTATGCTGCAAGATATCGCTGCCCTGACTGGTGGCCAAGTGATCACTGAGAAGCTCGGTCTTGATCTGAAGAGCACTTCCATTGAACAATTGGGTAACGCACGTCAAGTACGCGTAACTAAAGAAAACACAACAATCGTAGACGGAAGCGGCGACAAAGCGGACATCAATGCTCGCGTAAGCCAAATTCGTGCTCAACTGGAAGAAACAACTTCCGAGTTCGACAAAGAGAAATTGCAAGAGCGTTTGGCTAAATTGGCTGGCGGCGTAGCCGTTGTCAAAGTTGGCGCTGCAACTGAAACTGAATTGAAAGAGCGCAAACTTCGCATCGAAGACGCCCTGAACGCAACTCGCGCTGCGGTTGAAGAAGGTATCGTTTCCGGTGGTGGTACAGCTCTTGTGAACGTATATAATGCTGTTGCTGCTGTAGATGTAACTGGCGACGAGAAAACAGGCGTTAACATCGTGCTTCGCGCGTTGGAAGAGCCAGTTCGTACCATTGCAGCTAACGCTGGTCAAGAAGGTTCCGTTATCGTGGATCGCTTGAAAAAAGAAGCTATCGGCATCGGCTACAACGCTGCTACTGGCGAGTGGGTAAACATGTTTGAAGCGGGTATCGTTGACCCTGCTAAAGTAACACGTTCCGCGCTTCAAAATGCTGCATCCGTAGCGGCTATGTTCTTGACTACTGAAGCAGTAATTGCTGACAAGCCAGAACCAGAAAAGGCTGGAATGCCTGATATGGGCGGCATGGGTGGAATGGGCGGCATGATGTAA